CGATCACCGGCTCCAGCAACTCACTGTCTTTGCAGGCGGCCTGCATCGGTGGGGTTTCATCGTGATTGCCGGCCAGCCAGCGAGCCGGGGCGGCAATGGCCGAGGTGAGTTGGCGAAAGCGCTGATACGACGCAACGCTGCCGTCCTGAGAAAGATCGCCCGTGGCCAGGATCAGATCTATCTGCGGCTGCTCCTGCTGCACCCGCTCGATCACTCGTTGCAGGCTGTCGCAGGTATCCATGCCCAGCAGCTTGCCGTCCGCTTCGGCGAACAGATGGCTGTCGGACAACTGCACCAGCAGGACCGAGGATTCGGTGGATGGGGCGGGCAGGCTCGGCAAGACCATCTCCTAAGGCATTATCGAGTGAATTATGGTGGTTGCTGCGGCAAAGGGAAAACCCGGGAAGCGGAAGCAGATCACAGAAAAAACGCCGAGAGCGTTTTTGACGTGGCTTGCGCTAACCCTTGGCAACGAAAACCATGCAAGCAGAACAGGCCCGTAATATCGGCCGGGCAGTGCAAAGCTTGATTGCGGGGGCTACATCACCGGCTGTGGTTCGTGGCCGCATGCCAGGCAATGGCTCAGCCACTCGCCAAGGAACAGGTTGAGCTGACTCTTTTCATCCGGTTGATGCATCGCCGCATTGGGGTAGGGATAGCGAATATGCAGGCGCCGCGCGTCCTCTGCGCCGACCACCTCGGCCATGCGCGCATCGTGATACACCCGCACCTCCAACTGTGGCACCGGTAGCCAGGGCAGGCTGTATTCCTGGCGCACGCGCAGGGTGGTGGTATAGGGGCAGCTTTCCAGCACTTCCAGCGCTAGCACGCCGAGCAGGTGCTCGCCCTGGCTCAGGGCTACGCGACGGCTTTGCGTGTGCTTGCGCATGTCTGGCAGCAGACGCATCAGGCGCGCGTAATTGGCCTCGCAAGCCGCTTGCAGCTCGACCAGGTCGACCCGATAGCGCTCGCGCAGCAGGTTCACGACCACATCCCCCGCACTTCATCACGATTCAGCGCCAGCCATTGCAGGGCGATGATGCTGGCAGCATTGTCGATACGTCCGTCGCGCACGGCGGCCAGCGCATCTTCCAGCGGCATCACCTGAACACGAATGTCCTCGCCTTCCTCGGGCAGGCCATGCACACCGCCGGCACCTTCACTGCTGCAGCGACCGACGAACAGATGCACGCGCTCGTCCGAGCCGCCGGGCGAGGGGTAATACTGGGTGATCGGCCACAACGAAGTCAGGGGCAGGTCGGCTTCCTCGATGGCCTCGCGACGCGCGACCTCTTCGGGCTCTTCGTCCTTGTCGATCAGGCCGGCGACCAGTTCCAGCAGCCAGGGATTGCTGCTCTTGTCCATGGCGCCGACGCGAAACTGCTCGATCAGCACCACTTCATCGCGCTGCGGATCGTATGGCAGCACGCAAACGGCATCGTGACGCACGAACAGCTCGCGGGTCAGTTGCGGGCCCATGTTGCCGGCGAACTGGCGATGGCGCAGCTTGATCCGGTCGAGGCGATAGAAACCGCGAAAGCAGTTTTCGCGCTCGATGATGTCGATGTCGTCTTTGCCCATGGCAACTCCCCAGATAGTCGTAACGGGCCAAACTGCGGCCCGTTACGCATCACACTAGCGAGCATAGTGCTCGCCGATCAAGCCTGGCTGACGGAAAGTACGCCGCTACACCTTCTGATACAGCTGGCTGCCTTGCGCCTTGAACTCCTTGGCCTTGGCCTGCATGCCCTGTTCGGCTTCCAGGTCGACGGCGTCGATGCGCTGCTCCTTGGCGTAGTCGCGCACTTCCTGGGTGATCTTCATCGAACAGAACTTCGGCCCACACATGGAGCAGAAGTGTGCCACCTTGGCCGAATCCTTCGGCAGCGTTTCATCATGGAATGCGCGCGCGGTGTCCGGGTCGAGGCCGAGGTTGAACTGGTCTTCCCAGCGGAACTCGAAGCGCGCCTTGGAGAGCGCGTTGTCGCGGATCTGTGCGCCCGGGTGACCTTTTGCCAGGTCGGCGGCATGTGCGGCGATCTTGTAGGTGATGATGCCGGTCTTCACGTCATCTTTGTTCGGCAGGCCCAGGTGCTCCTTGGGCGTGACGTAGCAGAGCATGGCGCAGCCGAACCAGCCGATCATTGCCGCGCCGATGCCGCTGGTGATGTGGTCATAACCCGGGGCGATGTCGGTGGTCAGCGGACCGAGGGTGTAGAAAGGCGCCTCGTCGCAGCATTCCAGCTGCTTGTCCATGTTCTCCTTGATCAGTTGCATCGGCACGTGGCCGGGGCCTTCGATCATGCACTGTACGTCGTGCTTCCAGGCGATCTTGGTCAGCTCGCCGAGGGTTTCCAGTTCGCCGAACTGCGCTTCGTCGTTGGCGTCGGCAATCGAGCCCGGACGCAGGCCATCGCCCAGCGAGAAGCTGACGTCGTAGGCCTTCATGATTTCGCAGATGTCGTCGAAATGGGTGTAGAGGAAGTTTTCCTTGTGATGCGCCAGGCACCACTTGGCCATGATCGAGCCGCCGCGGCTGACGATGCCGGTCACGCGCTTGGCAGTCAGCGGCACGTAACGCAGCAGTACGCCGGCGTGGATGGTGAAGTAGTCCACGCCCTGCTCGGCCTGCTCGATCAGGGTGTCGCGGAACAGCTCCCAGGTCAGGTCTTCGGCGATGCCGCCGACTTTTTCCAGCGCCTGGTAGATTGGCACGGTGCCGATCGGTACCGGCGAGTTGCGGATGATCCACTCGCGGGTTTCGTGGATGTGCTTGCCGGTGGACAGGTCCATCACGGTGTCCGAGCCCCAGCGGATGCCCCAGGTCAGCTTGGCCACTTCTTCTTCAATCGAAGAGCCGAGCGCCGAGTTGCCGATATTGCCGTTGATCTTCACCAGGAAGTTGCGGCCGATGATCATCGGCTCCAGCTCCACGTGGTTGATGTTGGCCGGGATGATGGCGCGGCCACGGGCGACTTCGCTGCGCACGAACTCGGGAGTGATTTCTTTCGGAATGCTGGCGCCGAAGCTGTGGCCGGCGTGCTGTTCATTGAGCAGGCCGGCTTCACGCGCTTCGGTCAGCTTCATGTTTTCGCGGATGGCGACGTATTCCATCTCGGGGGTGATGATGCCCTTCTTGGCGTAGTGCATCTGGCTGACGTTATGCCCGGTCTTGGCCCGGCGCGGGTTGCGCACGTGGGCGAAGCGCATCTTGGTCAGCTCGGCATCGTTGAGGCGGCGCTGGCCGAATTCGGAGGACAGGCCCGGCAGTTTCTCGGTGTCACCGCGATCCTCGATCCAGGCGCTGCGCACGTCGGCCAGGCCTTTGCGCACGTCGATGGTCACGTTCGGGTCGGTGTAGGGGCCGGAGGTGTCGTAGACGGTGACCGGCGCGTTGATCTCACCACCGAAGTCGGTGGGCGTCACGTCCAGGCTGATTTCACGCATCGGCACGCGAATATCCGGGCGCGAGCCCTGGACATAGACTTTCTGCGAACGAGGAAAGGGCTTTACCGACTGTTGATCGACCTGTGCAGACTCGCTCAGGTTCTTTTGTTGTTGTGCGCTCATCAAGGCTCTCCGGGATAGATGTCGGAGTTGGAACCTGAGCGGACGAAGGGCGTGAGATGCACCATGGGCG
The genomic region above belongs to Pseudomonas sediminis and contains:
- a CDS encoding DUF1249 domain-containing protein, whose protein sequence is MVVNLLRERYRVDLVELQAACEANYARLMRLLPDMRKHTQSRRVALSQGEHLLGVLALEVLESCPYTTTLRVRQEYSLPWLPVPQLEVRVYHDARMAEVVGAEDARRLHIRYPYPNAAMHQPDEKSQLNLFLGEWLSHCLACGHEPQPVM
- a CDS encoding NUDIX domain-containing protein; this translates as MGKDDIDIIERENCFRGFYRLDRIKLRHRQFAGNMGPQLTRELFVRHDAVCVLPYDPQRDEVVLIEQFRVGAMDKSSNPWLLELVAGLIDKDEEPEEVARREAIEEADLPLTSLWPITQYYPSPGGSDERVHLFVGRCSSEGAGGVHGLPEEGEDIRVQVMPLEDALAAVRDGRIDNAASIIALQWLALNRDEVRGMWS
- the thiC gene encoding phosphomethylpyrimidine synthase ThiC yields the protein MSAQQQKNLSESAQVDQQSVKPFPRSQKVYVQGSRPDIRVPMREISLDVTPTDFGGEINAPVTVYDTSGPYTDPNVTIDVRKGLADVRSAWIEDRGDTEKLPGLSSEFGQRRLNDAELTKMRFAHVRNPRRAKTGHNVSQMHYAKKGIITPEMEYVAIRENMKLTEAREAGLLNEQHAGHSFGASIPKEITPEFVRSEVARGRAIIPANINHVELEPMIIGRNFLVKINGNIGNSALGSSIEEEVAKLTWGIRWGSDTVMDLSTGKHIHETREWIIRNSPVPIGTVPIYQALEKVGGIAEDLTWELFRDTLIEQAEQGVDYFTIHAGVLLRYVPLTAKRVTGIVSRGGSIMAKWCLAHHKENFLYTHFDDICEIMKAYDVSFSLGDGLRPGSIADANDEAQFGELETLGELTKIAWKHDVQCMIEGPGHVPMQLIKENMDKQLECCDEAPFYTLGPLTTDIAPGYDHITSGIGAAMIGWFGCAMLCYVTPKEHLGLPNKDDVKTGIITYKIAAHAADLAKGHPGAQIRDNALSKARFEFRWEDQFNLGLDPDTARAFHDETLPKDSAKVAHFCSMCGPKFCSMKITQEVRDYAKEQRIDAVDLEAEQGMQAKAKEFKAQGSQLYQKV